Sequence from the Brevundimonas diminuta genome:
CGCCATGATGTCCTTCGCCCTTTGGGGCGGGATGCTGGTCAACAGTCGGCATATGCCGTCGAACTCGGGCCGGGTGGTCAGCCATCCGTCCAACTTCGTACCCTATACGATCAAGAAACGCTGACGGCCCTCCCGGCCCTCAGCCTGAAGAAGCCCCGGTCTCGCCGGGGCTTTTGCAACTCCTGACTTGCCTGACGCGGCGTTCGCGGTCGATGACGGGCGTGAAGACGGAGACGATGCATGGGCCTGATCACCGAAGAGAAGCGGGGCGCGATCCTGATCTGGACGCTGGATCGCGAGGCGCGGCTGAACGCCCTGCCCGATCTGGGCGACGGCGACGAGGTCGCGGCGGCGTGCGAGCGGGTCAATGCCGATCCGTCGATCCGCTGCGTGGTCCTGACCGGCGCCGGACGGGCGTTCTCGGCCGGCGGCGACCTGACGGCGATGCGAGACAGGCGCGACCTGTTCGAGGGTTCAGGCGCCGCCATCCGCGAACGCTATCGCCGCGTCGTCCATCGGATCGTGCGGTCGCTGTATGGGCTTGAGGTTCCGCTGATCGCCGCCGTCAACGGGCCGGCGATGGGGCTGGGCTGCGATATCGCGGGGCTCGGGGACATCCGCATCGCGTCTGAGCGCGCCAGCTTCGGCGTGCCTTTCCTGAAGCTGGGCATCATCCCGGGCGACGGCGGGTCCTGGCT
This genomic interval carries:
- a CDS encoding crotonase/enoyl-CoA hydratase family protein, which gives rise to MGLITEEKRGAILIWTLDREARLNALPDLGDGDEVAAACERVNADPSIRCVVLTGAGRAFSAGGDLTAMRDRRDLFEGSGAAIRERYRRVVHRIVRSLYGLEVPLIAAVNGPAMGLGCDIAGLGDIRIASERASFGVPFLKLGIIPGDGGSWLLPRNIGYARAAELLFTARSIDAATAAEWGLVNRVVAHDDLMTEAVAVAAQVAAQPPQALRMAKTLLRQGRDTTFDQMLEMSAAMQALAHLTEDHQEGVAAVLEKRPGNFTGR